The Pantoea sp. At-9b genome includes a window with the following:
- the oqxB gene encoding multidrug efflux RND transporter permease subunit OqxB: protein MDFSRFFIDRPIFAAVLSILIFVTGLIAIPLLPISEYPDVVPPSVQVRAEYPGANPKVIADSVATPLEEAINGVENMMYMKSVAGSDGVLVTTVTFRPGTDPDQAQVQVQNRVAQAEARLPEAVRQLGLTTQKQSPTLTLVVHLFSPHGKYDSLYLRNYATLKVKDELARLPGVGQIQIFGSGEYAMRIWLDPNKVAARGLTASDVVTAMQEQNVQVSAGQLGAEPLKKESDFLLSINTQGRLESEQQFGDIILKTADDGSLVRLRDVARIEMGSGSYALRSQLNNKDAVGIGIFQSPGANAIDLSNAVRAKMAELATRFPDDVQWAAPYDPTVFVRDSIKAVVQTLMEAIVLVVLVVILFLQTWRASIIPLLAVPVSVVGTFSVLYLLGFSLNTLSLFGLVLAIGIVVDDAIVVVENVERNIEQGLSPVAAAHQAMREVSGPIIAIALVLCAVFVPMAFLSGVTGQFYKQFAVTIAISTVISAINSLTLSPALAAKLLKAHHAPKDLPSRLIDRLLGWLFRPFNRFFQRSADGYQSMVSKTLRRRGAVFGVYVLLLAGAGWMFHSVPGGFIPTQDKLYLIGGVKMPEGSSLARTDEVIRKMSEIGMNTEGVDYAVAFPGLNALQFTNTPNTGTVFFGLKPFDQRKRSAAEINAELNAKISKIQDGFGFSIMPPPILGLGQGSGYSLYVQDRAGLGYGELQTAINTLSGAVMQTPGMMFPISSYQANVPQLDVQVDRDKAKAQGVSLTDLFSTLQVYLGSSYVNDFNKFGRTWRVMAQADGDFRDSVQDIANLRTRNDRGEMVPIGSMVNITTTYGPDPVIRYNGYPAADLIGDADPRVLSSAQAMTKVEGLANQLLPNGMNIEWTDLSYQQSTQGNAAFIVFPVSVLLAFLVLAALYESWTLPLAVILIVPVTMLSALVGVWLTGGDNNVFVQVGLVVLMGLACKNAILIVEFARELEMQGKGIVEAALEACRLRLRPIVMTSIAFIAGTIPLILGEGAGAEVRGVTGITVFSGMLGVTLFGLFLTPVFYVTLRKLVTRKQPEGEMQTV from the coding sequence ATGGATTTCTCCCGCTTTTTTATCGACCGGCCGATTTTTGCGGCTGTGCTGTCGATTTTGATATTTGTGACCGGGCTGATCGCCATTCCGCTGCTGCCGATCAGTGAATATCCCGACGTGGTGCCGCCCAGCGTACAGGTACGCGCAGAATATCCCGGTGCCAACCCCAAAGTGATTGCCGACTCGGTGGCGACGCCGCTGGAAGAAGCGATCAACGGGGTGGAAAATATGATGTACATGAAATCAGTCGCCGGTTCCGATGGCGTACTGGTGACCACCGTGACATTCCGCCCAGGGACCGATCCCGACCAGGCACAGGTTCAGGTACAGAACCGCGTGGCGCAGGCGGAAGCGCGTCTGCCAGAGGCAGTGCGCCAACTGGGCCTGACCACGCAGAAACAGTCGCCGACCCTGACGCTGGTGGTGCATCTGTTCTCGCCGCATGGCAAGTACGATTCGTTGTATCTGCGTAACTACGCCACCCTGAAGGTGAAAGATGAGCTGGCACGCCTGCCGGGTGTGGGGCAGATTCAGATCTTCGGTTCTGGTGAATATGCGATGCGCATCTGGCTTGACCCGAATAAAGTCGCGGCGCGCGGCCTGACCGCTTCCGATGTGGTGACGGCCATGCAGGAGCAGAACGTGCAGGTTTCTGCCGGGCAACTCGGTGCCGAACCGCTGAAGAAAGAGAGCGATTTCCTGCTGTCGATTAACACCCAGGGACGACTGGAAAGCGAGCAGCAATTCGGCGATATCATCCTGAAAACCGCCGATGACGGTTCACTGGTGCGCCTGCGTGACGTCGCCCGTATTGAGATGGGTTCCGGCAGCTATGCGCTGCGTTCACAGCTCAATAATAAAGATGCGGTCGGCATCGGTATCTTCCAGTCACCGGGGGCGAATGCCATCGATCTCTCCAACGCGGTGCGCGCCAAAATGGCAGAGCTGGCGACCCGCTTCCCGGACGATGTGCAGTGGGCAGCGCCGTATGACCCGACGGTGTTCGTGCGTGACTCGATCAAGGCCGTGGTGCAGACGCTGATGGAAGCGATTGTACTGGTGGTGCTGGTGGTGATTCTGTTCCTGCAAACCTGGCGTGCATCGATCATTCCGTTGCTGGCGGTGCCGGTTTCCGTGGTGGGGACCTTCAGTGTCTTGTATTTGTTGGGCTTCTCACTCAACACCCTGAGCCTGTTCGGTCTGGTGCTTGCCATCGGTATCGTGGTGGATGACGCCATCGTGGTGGTGGAGAACGTCGAACGTAATATCGAACAAGGGTTATCGCCGGTGGCTGCGGCGCATCAGGCGATGCGTGAAGTCTCCGGGCCGATTATCGCCATTGCACTGGTGCTGTGTGCGGTGTTCGTGCCCATGGCGTTCTTGTCCGGGGTGACCGGTCAGTTTTATAAGCAGTTCGCCGTCACGATCGCGATTTCGACGGTGATTTCGGCGATTAACTCGCTGACGCTCTCTCCGGCGCTGGCAGCCAAATTGCTGAAGGCACACCATGCGCCGAAAGATCTGCCATCGCGCCTGATTGACCGGTTACTGGGCTGGCTATTCCGTCCGTTTAACCGTTTCTTCCAGCGCAGCGCTGACGGTTATCAATCGATGGTAAGCAAAACCCTGCGGCGTCGCGGTGCGGTGTTTGGCGTCTATGTGCTGTTGTTGGCAGGTGCAGGCTGGATGTTCCACAGCGTGCCGGGCGGCTTTATCCCGACCCAGGATAAGCTGTACCTGATTGGTGGTGTGAAGATGCCAGAAGGATCGTCGCTGGCGCGTACCGATGAAGTCATCCGCAAGATGAGTGAGATTGGCATGAATACCGAAGGTGTTGATTATGCCGTCGCCTTCCCCGGTCTGAACGCGTTGCAGTTCACCAATACGCCGAATACCGGAACGGTGTTCTTCGGTCTCAAACCGTTTGACCAGCGTAAACGCAGTGCGGCGGAAATCAACGCCGAGCTGAATGCCAAGATCAGCAAGATTCAGGATGGTTTCGGTTTCTCCATTATGCCGCCGCCGATTCTGGGCTTGGGTCAGGGGTCGGGGTATTCGCTTTACGTGCAGGATCGCGCCGGTCTCGGTTATGGCGAGCTGCAAACGGCGATCAATACCCTCTCCGGTGCGGTAATGCAGACGCCAGGCATGATGTTCCCGATCTCTTCCTATCAGGCCAATGTACCGCAGTTGGATGTACAGGTTGATCGTGATAAAGCCAAAGCGCAGGGCGTGTCGCTGACTGACTTGTTCAGCACCCTCCAGGTGTATCTCGGCTCCTCTTATGTGAATGATTTCAATAAGTTTGGCCGCACCTGGCGCGTGATGGCACAAGCGGATGGCGATTTCCGCGATAGTGTGCAGGATATTGCTAACCTGCGTACCCGCAACGATCGTGGCGAGATGGTGCCGATCGGCAGCATGGTGAATATCACCACCACCTACGGTCCCGACCCGGTGATCCGCTATAACGGTTATCCGGCGGCGGATTTGATTGGTGATGCCGACCCGCGCGTGTTGTCGTCAGCGCAGGCGATGACCAAAGTGGAAGGACTCGCTAACCAGTTGTTGCCGAATGGTATGAACATTGAATGGACCGATCTCAGTTACCAGCAATCCACTCAGGGCAATGCGGCGTTTATCGTGTTCCCGGTGTCGGTGCTGCTGGCCTTCCTGGTGCTGGCGGCGCTGTACGAGAGCTGGACGTTGCCGCTGGCGGTGATCCTGATCGTACCGGTCACCATGCTGTCGGCACTGGTCGGCGTGTGGCTGACCGGCGGTGATAACAATGTGTTTGTACAGGTCGGTTTAGTGGTGCTGATGGGGCTGGCGTGTAAAAACGCGATTCTGATCGTCGAATTTGCGCGTGAGCTGGAGATGCAGGGTAAAGGGATTGTCGAAGCGGCGCTGGAAGCCTGTCGTCTGCGTCTGCGCCCCATCGTCATGACCTCTATCGCCTTTATTGCCGGGACTATCCCGTTGATTCTCGGTGAAGGTGCCGGTGCCGAGGTGCGCGGGGTGACCGGCATTACCGTGTTCTCCGGCATGCTGGGCGTGACGCTGTTCGGCTTGTTCCTGACGCCGGTGTTTTATGTCACGTTGCGTAAGTTGGTGACACGCAAACAGCCGGAAGGCGAAATGCAGACGGTGTAA
- a CDS encoding ribonuclease domain-containing protein: MSKKLWIGLIIALVASWAGLKPHFSAAPKTNIAQLTDAETVARWLQQHHKLPDVYLTKNEARRQGWNPGKGNLCDVLPGRAIGGDRFANREQRLPQQAGRQWYEADVNYDCGHRDADRLLYSSDGLIFLTTDHYRSFKPVP; this comes from the coding sequence ATGTCGAAGAAACTCTGGATTGGATTGATTATCGCGCTGGTCGCTTCATGGGCCGGGCTAAAACCGCATTTCTCTGCGGCACCTAAAACCAATATCGCGCAACTGACCGATGCTGAAACGGTCGCGCGCTGGCTGCAACAACACCATAAATTACCCGATGTTTATCTCACCAAAAATGAGGCACGTCGTCAGGGCTGGAACCCCGGCAAAGGCAACCTGTGCGATGTCCTGCCCGGTAGGGCGATTGGGGGTGACCGTTTTGCTAACCGTGAGCAGCGCTTGCCACAACAGGCAGGACGCCAATGGTATGAAGCTGATGTCAATTACGATTGCGGCCACCGCGATGCCGATCGTCTGCTTTACTCTTCAGATGGCCTGATTTTTCTCACCACCGATCATTATCGTAGCTTTAAGCCGGTACCCTGA
- a CDS encoding barstar family protein, whose amino-acid sequence MLTLTFDFQQLPDRQAFYHALTQQSHCPFAFGNNLDALWDWLTGGMALPATLHLRHVDDSSTEFAPVVALLEEAVAQLDGELRLVRD is encoded by the coding sequence ATGTTGACTCTCACCTTTGATTTCCAACAGTTGCCCGATCGTCAGGCGTTTTATCACGCGCTGACGCAGCAGAGCCACTGTCCGTTTGCCTTTGGCAACAATCTCGATGCATTGTGGGATTGGCTGACCGGCGGCATGGCGCTGCCGGCAACCCTGCATTTACGCCATGTGGATGACAGCAGCACGGAGTTCGCGCCGGTCGTGGCGTTGCTGGAAGAAGCGGTAGCGCAGCTCGATGGTGAGCTGCGCCTGGTGCGTGATTAA
- a CDS encoding helix-turn-helix domain-containing protein yields MMSDAFIHDLIDWIDNNIEARLDLDTVAGRAGYSKWHLQRMFKEHTGYPLGEYIRAKKLKKSADRLTTTNEPILNVAISLGFDSQQSFNRSFKRQYGVAPGAWRRHAGHQPSVMQ; encoded by the coding sequence ATGATGAGCGACGCATTTATTCACGATCTGATCGACTGGATTGATAACAACATTGAAGCACGTCTGGATCTGGACACCGTAGCAGGGCGTGCCGGGTACTCGAAATGGCATCTGCAACGGATGTTCAAAGAGCACACCGGTTATCCGCTGGGTGAGTACATTCGTGCCAAGAAACTGAAAAAATCGGCAGACCGGCTGACCACCACCAACGAGCCGATTCTGAACGTGGCGATTTCGCTGGGGTTTGACTCGCAGCAGTCATTTAACCGCAGCTTTAAACGTCAGTATGGTGTGGCACCGGGTGCATGGCGACGTCATGCCGGACACCAACCCAGCGTTATGCAGTAA
- a CDS encoding efflux RND transporter periplasmic adaptor subunit, translated as MHLQTYGVRLGVSLSGMVLLGSLLAGCDSGVAKNAPPPPPEVSVAQVVQQKVSQWDSFNGRIEAVQSVQLRPRVSGYIDQVNYREGDDVKKGQVLFTIDDRTYRAALEQAQAELAQARSQAALARSESARTEKLIGTLAVSREEAEQRRSAASQAQATVLSAQAAVDMAQLNLDFTRVTAPIDGRASRAMITIGNLVTAGDSASVLTTLVSQDRVYVYFDVDEATYLRYQAMAREGQNRGALPVEIGLTGEQGYPHPGKVDFLDNQLTASTGTIRMRATLDNQQRQFTPGLFARVRLPGSADFTALLIDDKAVLTDQDRKYVYVVDASGKAQRRDIQPGDMANGLRVVQNGLKPGDKVIVNGLQKVFMPGMPVTAQPVAMRSAQ; from the coding sequence ATGCATCTGCAGACATATGGGGTTCGTCTGGGCGTAAGCCTGTCAGGAATGGTGCTGCTGGGAAGCCTGCTGGCCGGCTGTGATAGCGGTGTGGCGAAAAACGCCCCACCGCCACCGCCTGAAGTGAGTGTGGCGCAGGTGGTACAGCAGAAAGTCAGCCAGTGGGACAGTTTTAATGGCCGCATCGAAGCGGTGCAAAGCGTACAGCTGCGCCCGCGCGTTTCCGGTTATATCGATCAGGTGAACTATCGCGAAGGCGATGACGTGAAAAAAGGCCAGGTGCTGTTCACTATTGATGATCGCACCTATCGCGCGGCGCTGGAACAGGCACAGGCTGAACTGGCGCAGGCACGCAGCCAGGCGGCACTGGCACGCAGTGAGTCGGCGCGTACCGAAAAACTGATTGGCACACTGGCGGTATCACGTGAAGAGGCAGAACAGCGCCGTTCAGCCGCCAGCCAGGCGCAGGCTACGGTGCTGTCCGCTCAGGCGGCGGTCGATATGGCGCAACTCAACCTCGACTTTACCCGTGTCACCGCGCCGATTGATGGCCGCGCCAGCCGCGCCATGATCACCATCGGCAACCTGGTGACCGCCGGTGACAGCGCCAGCGTGCTCACCACGTTGGTGTCGCAGGATCGCGTCTACGTCTATTTCGACGTCGATGAAGCCACCTATCTGCGTTATCAGGCTATGGCCCGCGAGGGACAAAACCGGGGAGCGTTGCCGGTAGAAATCGGCCTGACCGGCGAGCAAGGTTACCCGCATCCGGGCAAAGTCGATTTTCTCGATAATCAACTGACCGCCAGCACCGGCACCATCCGGATGCGCGCCACCCTGGATAACCAGCAGCGTCAGTTCACGCCGGGGTTGTTTGCCCGCGTGCGCCTGCCCGGTAGCGCCGATTTCACCGCGTTGCTGATTGACGATAAAGCGGTGCTGACCGATCAGGATCGTAAATATGTTTACGTGGTTGATGCCAGCGGTAAGGCCCAGCGGCGTGACATCCAGCCAGGTGATATGGCCAATGGCCTGCGCGTGGTGCAGAACGGACTGAAACCCGGTGACAAGGTGATCGTTAACGGTTTACAGAAAGTGTTTATGCCCGGCATGCCGGTCACCGCGCAACCGGTAGCGATGCGCTCCGCCCAATAA